One window from the genome of Microbulbifer sp. ALW1 encodes:
- a CDS encoding VOC family protein, translated as MFSHIMLGANDIQESKAFYDAILGVLGHKPGVIDAKGRCFYFTDSGVFALTKPIDGEAASCGNGSTIGFSVASPEQADLWHATGVANGGSTCEEPPGVREGGGMKLYLAYLRDPSGNKICALRRMEA; from the coding sequence ATGTTCAGCCACATCATGCTCGGTGCCAACGACATTCAGGAATCCAAGGCATTTTACGATGCGATTCTCGGCGTACTGGGCCACAAGCCCGGCGTCATCGATGCCAAAGGCCGCTGCTTCTATTTTACCGACAGCGGCGTTTTTGCCCTCACCAAACCCATCGATGGAGAGGCGGCGAGTTGCGGTAACGGCAGCACCATCGGTTTTTCTGTCGCGAGCCCGGAGCAGGCCGACCTGTGGCATGCCACCGGCGTTGCCAATGGCGGCAGCACCTGTGAAGAACCACCGGGGGTACGCGAGGGCGGTGGCATGAAGCTGTACCTGGCTTACCTGCGCGATCCATCCGGCAACAAGATCTGCGCGCTGCGCCGTATGGAAGCCTGA
- a CDS encoding energy transducer TonB: MVKRVLIVASMLFASQAFSLDWQRPDCSAYESFSECRNAEKNAYRQSKQQEFREKGLSFWYYERPDFSENEAVEKALEDKVEGALFFSFDVEKNGSVSGLTLKHKTSEEVAVYAAPLLAAIKNWQFVPAETSWKGLEWRYQFYFEPKACDGEEPATACEDKAEGNTEENTESES, from the coding sequence GTGGTTAAGCGAGTATTGATCGTGGCTTCCATGCTGTTCGCCAGCCAGGCTTTCAGCCTGGACTGGCAGCGCCCGGACTGCTCCGCCTACGAAAGTTTCAGCGAGTGCCGCAACGCGGAAAAAAATGCTTACCGCCAGAGCAAGCAGCAGGAATTTCGCGAAAAGGGGCTTTCCTTCTGGTATTACGAGCGCCCGGACTTTTCTGAAAATGAAGCGGTTGAAAAAGCGTTGGAAGACAAGGTCGAGGGTGCCCTCTTCTTTTCTTTCGACGTGGAAAAAAATGGTTCGGTGTCGGGTTTGACACTCAAGCACAAAACCAGCGAGGAAGTGGCGGTATACGCGGCGCCCTTGCTGGCGGCGATCAAGAACTGGCAGTTTGTGCCTGCGGAAACCTCCTGGAAAGGATTGGAGTGGCGCTACCAGTTTTATTTTGAGCCGAAGGCGTGCGACGGCGAAGAGCCGGCGACAGCCTGTGAAGACAAAGCCGAAGGAAATACTGAAGAAAACACCGAAAGCGAAAGCTGA
- the thiI gene encoding tRNA uracil 4-sulfurtransferase ThiI: protein MHFVVKFFPEITIKSNPVRKRMSRQLADNLRKLMRQLDDRIQVRKDWEKIDVTFDEAHAPDAVSHLSERIEEVLAHTPGIANFARVQQFPLGDLDDIYQKTLAIWGPQLAGKTFCVRVKRTGKHDFQSLDVEQYVGGGLNQNTDAAGVKLKNPEITVKLEIRHDKLNVIEQLHQGLGGFPLGTQDPVLSLVSGGFDSTVASYLTMKRGIRTHFLFFNLGGRQHELGVKEVAFYLWDKYGASHRVRFVTVPFDEVVAEILEQVDDSYMGVTLKRMMLRAASAIAKELEVDAVVTGEAIAQVSSQTLKNLAVIDSVTDTLVLRPLIASDKTDIIRTARAIGTEDFAANMPEYCGVISVKPTTRAKMEKVVHEETRFDFTVLDRAIGNRVIQNIDEVMQDLGEDTPPVNIVAEPGEAIVIDIRHPTEEEVNPLELDNATVETIPFYRLSTAFQKLDKDKQYLLYCARGVMSQLHASHLLDEGYRNVGVYRPVKPKH from the coding sequence ATGCACTTCGTCGTCAAATTTTTCCCAGAGATCACCATCAAAAGCAATCCGGTGCGCAAGCGCATGTCGCGCCAGCTCGCGGACAACCTGCGCAAACTGATGCGCCAGTTAGACGACCGTATCCAGGTGCGTAAAGACTGGGAAAAAATTGATGTCACCTTCGATGAAGCACACGCGCCAGACGCAGTATCCCATCTTTCCGAGCGAATAGAAGAGGTATTGGCGCACACTCCCGGTATTGCCAACTTTGCCCGGGTGCAGCAGTTCCCGCTGGGTGATCTGGACGACATTTACCAGAAGACCCTCGCCATCTGGGGCCCGCAACTGGCCGGCAAAACCTTCTGTGTACGGGTAAAGCGTACCGGCAAGCACGATTTCCAGTCCCTGGATGTGGAACAGTACGTCGGCGGCGGCCTGAATCAGAACACCGACGCTGCCGGGGTAAAACTGAAAAATCCGGAGATCACCGTCAAGCTGGAAATCCGCCACGACAAACTGAATGTGATCGAGCAGCTGCACCAGGGCCTCGGCGGTTTCCCGCTGGGCACCCAGGACCCGGTGCTGTCGCTGGTCTCCGGCGGCTTCGACTCCACCGTGGCCAGTTACCTGACCATGAAGCGCGGTATCCGCACCCACTTCCTGTTCTTCAACCTGGGCGGCCGCCAGCACGAGCTGGGGGTAAAAGAAGTCGCCTTTTATTTGTGGGACAAGTACGGCGCGTCGCACCGGGTGCGTTTTGTCACTGTGCCATTTGATGAAGTGGTCGCGGAGATTCTTGAGCAGGTCGACGACTCCTACATGGGGGTCACCCTGAAGCGCATGATGCTGCGCGCGGCCTCCGCCATCGCCAAGGAGCTGGAAGTGGATGCCGTGGTCACCGGTGAGGCCATCGCCCAGGTCTCCAGCCAGACGCTGAAAAACCTGGCGGTAATCGACAGCGTGACCGATACCCTGGTGCTGCGCCCGCTGATCGCTTCGGACAAAACCGACATCATCCGCACCGCCCGCGCCATCGGCACCGAAGATTTTGCGGCGAACATGCCGGAGTACTGCGGGGTGATCTCGGTAAAACCCACCACCCGCGCGAAAATGGAAAAAGTCGTACACGAGGAAACCCGCTTCGACTTCACCGTACTCGATCGCGCTATCGGCAACCGGGTGATCCAGAATATCGACGAAGTAATGCAGGACCTGGGGGAGGACACCCCGCCGGTGAATATCGTGGCCGAGCCGGGCGAAGCCATCGTCATCGACATTCGCCACCCCACGGAAGAAGAGGTGAACCCGCTGGAGCTGGACAACGCTACAGTGGAAACCATCCCCTTCTACCGTTTGAGCACCGCCTTCCAGAAACTGGATAAAGACAAGCAGTACCTGCTGTACTGCGCGCGCGGGGTGATGAGCCAGCTGCACGCGTCGCATTTGCTGGACGAGGGCTACCGGAATGTCGGTGTGTACCGCCCGGTAAAGCCCAAGCACTAA